In the genome of Candidatus Microbacterium phytovorans, one region contains:
- a CDS encoding Glu/Leu/Phe/Val dehydrogenase dimerization domain-containing protein, with protein MTHTPLPDFTHERVEVITGRRSGLVITVALHSSVLGSALGGARLWTYPHWSDAVADALRLSAAMTLKNATAGLDAGGGKSVLCLPPGTVLDAERRRAAFLDLGDAVESFDGAYRTAEDVGSTTDDMLVVSERTAHVVGLPDAVGGSGEPAGPTSLGVYEALRATVERVTGSRDVAGRRITISGLGQVGSRLAVRLSTEGAVLTVTDVDPAKRHLAVELGADWVDPGTEHRVPADVFVPAGIGGLLTDAVIDELAAAAVCGPANNPLADHSGADRLAARGILYAPDFVVNAGGVIYLDVEAKRLASREETMTRVAAIGDTLRGLFDEAAATGITPLAAAEKLAAARLSAGDPVRV; from the coding sequence ATGACGCACACCCCCTTGCCCGACTTCACCCACGAGCGCGTGGAGGTGATCACCGGTCGGCGCAGCGGGCTGGTCATCACCGTCGCGCTGCACTCCTCCGTACTCGGCTCCGCGCTCGGCGGCGCCCGGCTCTGGACGTACCCGCACTGGTCGGATGCCGTGGCCGACGCCCTCCGGCTCTCGGCGGCGATGACGTTGAAGAACGCGACGGCCGGGTTGGATGCCGGTGGCGGCAAGTCCGTCCTGTGCCTGCCGCCGGGAACGGTCCTCGACGCGGAGCGGCGTCGTGCCGCGTTCCTCGACCTCGGCGACGCCGTCGAGTCGTTCGACGGCGCGTATCGCACGGCGGAGGACGTCGGCTCGACCACCGACGACATGCTCGTGGTCAGCGAGCGCACGGCACACGTCGTCGGACTCCCGGATGCCGTCGGCGGCTCGGGCGAACCCGCCGGTCCGACGAGCCTCGGCGTGTACGAGGCCCTGCGCGCGACGGTGGAGCGCGTGACCGGCAGCCGCGACGTGGCGGGTCGGCGCATCACGATCTCGGGCCTTGGCCAGGTGGGGAGCCGCCTGGCTGTGCGCTTGTCGACGGAGGGCGCGGTGCTCACCGTCACCGACGTCGATCCCGCGAAGCGTCACCTCGCCGTCGAGCTGGGCGCCGACTGGGTGGACCCGGGCACGGAGCATCGGGTACCTGCGGACGTCTTCGTGCCCGCGGGTATCGGCGGCCTGCTCACCGATGCCGTCATCGACGAACTGGCGGCGGCAGCGGTGTGCGGCCCCGCCAACAACCCGCTCGCCGACCATTCCGGGGCGGATCGGCTCGCCGCTCGCGGCATCCTGTACGCACCGGACTTCGTCGTGAACGCCGGCGGTGTCATCTACCTCGATGTCGAGGCGAAGCGGTTGGCGTCGCGCGAGGAGACGATGACGCGGGTCGCGGCGATCGGCGACACGCTCCGAGGTCTGTTCGACGAGGCCGCAGCGACCGGGATCACCCCGTTGGCGGCCGCCGAGAAGCTCGCGGCGGCGCGCCTGTCAGCGGGCGATCCGGTCCGGGTCTGA
- a CDS encoding DUF559 domain-containing protein, protein MSVEVWDALRQAVQCQDPRSSIATLDSALHHGLIRDDDLQEFFAALPRRYRRLRRLLDARAESGPETFVRLMLRALGCRYEPQALIPGVGRVDFLVAGWLIVECDSRAHHGNAASQRNDRRRDLEAAARGYVVIRFMAEDIMWRPQAVMAALRGALTPRTATGVSTRAVGDCASPGNPLTG, encoded by the coding sequence ATGAGCGTCGAGGTGTGGGATGCGCTGCGTCAGGCGGTGCAATGCCAGGACCCGCGCTCGTCGATCGCCACCCTCGACTCCGCCCTCCACCACGGGTTGATCCGTGACGACGATCTGCAGGAGTTCTTCGCAGCACTACCTCGCCGCTATCGTCGCCTTCGCCGGCTGCTCGACGCGCGAGCGGAGTCAGGACCCGAGACGTTCGTTCGGCTGATGCTGCGCGCGCTCGGGTGCCGGTACGAACCGCAAGCGCTCATTCCGGGTGTCGGACGGGTTGACTTCCTCGTTGCGGGTTGGCTCATCGTAGAGTGCGACAGCAGAGCGCACCACGGCAATGCCGCTTCGCAACGAAATGACCGACGTCGCGACCTCGAGGCGGCTGCCAGAGGCTACGTCGTGATCCGGTTCATGGCCGAGGACATCATGTGGCGACCGCAAGCGGTGATGGCGGCCCTGAGAGGCGCGCTCACCCCGCGCACCGCGACGGGCGTGAGTACGCGTGCCGTTGGCGATTGCGCTTCCCCCGGGAACCCGCTTACAGGCTGA